A genomic segment from Perca flavescens isolate YP-PL-M2 chromosome 13, PFLA_1.0, whole genome shotgun sequence encodes:
- the LOC114566476 gene encoding olfactory receptor 52N5-like: MDNATFSMDILQLEGLKVSPESSFPAFILLLLIYVFIMVSNFGLVVLIFADRSLHLPMYLLFCNMSINDVFGATTIIPPLLSDVFIPITDRYIHYNECVVQAFCAHFHASASHTVLMIMAFDRYVAICNPLRYTTIMTTRIVVSLSLSAWAVALFMVVILVGLSVRLSRCRWVILNPFCDNASLFKLSCESILINNIYGLGYTVVLLGSSLGSIIFTYLRIAMVCLSSKNKALNSKALQTCTTHLAVYIIMFVSGCIIIILHRFPDLSDHRKMASILFHVVPPALNAVIYGLQIKAVREKFFIRFTRKKTNMTK, from the coding sequence ATGGACAATGCAACTTTCAGCATGGATATTCTCCAGTTGGAGGGGTTAAAGGTCAGCCCTGAGTCCTCCTTTCCTgccttcatcctcctcctcctcatctacGTCTTCATCATGGTGTCCAACTTCGGCCTGGTGGTGCTGATCTTCGCAGACAGGAGCCTCCACCTGCCCATGTATCTACTCTTCTGCAACATGAGCATCAATGATGTTTTTGGGGCGACGACCATCATCCCTCCCTTGCTGAGTGACGTTTTTATTCCAATCACAGACCGGTACATTCATTATAACGAATGTGTCGTTCAGGCGTTTTGTGCTCACTTTCATGCGAGCGCCTCTCACACAGTGCTCATGATCATGGCTTTTGATCGTTACGTGGCCATCTGCAACCCGTTGCGGTACACCACCATCATGACAACCAGGATTGTGGTGTCGCTGTCGCTGTCAGCCTGGGCGGTGGCTTTATTTATGGTGGTGATCCTGGTGGGCCTCAGCGTCCGTTTGTCGCGCTGCAGGTGGGTCATACTCAACCCGTTCTGCGACAACGCGTCCTTGTTCAAACTGTCTTGTGAAAGCATTCTCATCAATAACATCTATGGTCTCGGCTACACGGTGGTGCTGCTGGGCTCGTCCCTCGGCAGCATCATTTTCACCTACCTGAGGATCGCCATGGTGTGTTTGAGTAGTAAGAACAAAGCTCTGAACAGCAAAGCGCTTCAGACCTGCACCACCCACCTGGCTGTTTACATCATCATGTTCGTGTCAGGCTGCATCATCATCATTCTCCATCGTTTCCCCGACTTGTCAGACCACAGGAAGATGGCTTCCATCTTGTTCCACGTGGTCCCTCCTGCTCTGAACGCTGTTATCTACGGACTGCAGATCAAAGCAGTCAGAGAAAAGTTCTTCATAAGGTTTaccaggaaaaaaacaaatatgacaaaatga
- the LOC114566256 gene encoding olfactory receptor 5B17-like: protein MGNSTFVGDILILEGLNVTSQSFIPTFILLLLIYIFIIMSNIGLVVLIFRSKSLQQPMYLLVCNMSINDVFGATIVIPHVLRDLLISDSERYIHYIACAVQAFCVHLHASASHTVLMIMAFDRYVAICNPLRYAAVMTNRMVVSLSVAAWGTAFVLVAILVGLSIRLSRCRSVVFNLFCDNASLFQLSCENLLINNIYGLGYTVVLLGSSLGSVTLTYLRIAMVCLSSKNKALNSKALQTCATHLVVYVILVVSGFLIVILHRFPLLAESRKVASVLGHVVLPALNAVIYGLQNKEVRQMIKTLFHNNKVT from the coding sequence ATGGGAAACAGCACTTTTGTTGGGGATATTCTAATCTTAGAGGGGTTAAACGTAACCTCCCAGTCCTTTATTCCCaccttcatcctcctcctcctcatctacATCTTCATCATAATGTCCAATATCGGCCTGGTGGTGCTGATCTTTCGGAGCAAGAGCCTCCAGCAGCCCATGTATCTGCTCGTCTGCAACATGAGCATCAACGATGTCTTTGGGGCGACAATAGTTATACCTCATGTCCTCCGAGATCTTTTAATTTCAGACTCAGAACGGTACATTCATTACATCGCCTGTGCCGTCCAGGCATTTTGTGTTCACCTCCATGCAAGTGCTTCTCACACAGTGCTCATGATCATGGCTTTTGATCGTTACGTGGCCATCTGCAACCCACTGCGCTATGCTGCCGTCATGACCAACAGGATGGTGGTGTCGCTGTCTGTGGCAGCGTGGGGAACGGCCTTCGTGCTGGTGGCGATTCTCGTGGGGCTCAGCATCCGCCTGTCACGCTGCAGGTCAGTTGTCTTCAACCTGTTCTGCGACAATGCGTCCTTGTTCCAGCTTTCCTGTGAGAACCTTCTCATCAATAACATCTACGGTCTTGGCTACACGGTGGTGCTGCTGGGCTCGTCCCTCGGCAGCGTAACGCTCACCTACCTGAGAATCGCCATGGTGTGTTTGAGTAGTAAGAACAAAGCTCTGAACAGCAAAGCACTTCAGACCTGCGCCACTCATCTGGTCGTGTACGTCATCCTCGTGGTGTCCGGCTTCCTCATTGTGATCCTGCACCGCTTCCCTCTTCTGGCCGAATCCAGGAAAGTGGCGTCCGTCCTGGGACACGTTGTCCTGCCGGCCCTGAACGCTGTTATCTACGGTCTGCAAAATAAAGAGGTCCGGCAGATGATTAAAACTTTGTTTCATAACAATAAAGTAACTTGA